From Thermodesulfobacteriota bacterium:
CCGGACCAGAAAATCAGGGAGAATAAAGACGGAAAACATATCCTGACGTTTACTGCCGCATCCGCGCCGGAGGTGGTTTCCTGGGTGCTGGCACACGGGGATGAGGTCAAGGTGCTGTCTGCGGTGGTCCCCAAAAACTGGACAATGTGCTAAGCTCTGATTCACAACATGAAAGGAGCTTTACATGATCAAGAAACGGAAACAATACAGCCCGGAATTCAAGGCAAAAGTGGCGCTGGCCGCC
This genomic window contains:
- a CDS encoding WYL domain-containing protein translates to MSALHCAAAYARERRFSPDQKIRENKDGKHILTFTAASAPEVVSWVLAHGDEVKVLSAVVPKNWTMC